One stretch of Ficedula albicollis isolate OC2 chromosome 7, FicAlb1.5, whole genome shotgun sequence DNA includes these proteins:
- the MARCO gene encoding macrophage receptor MARCO gives MKVKDKFGEDGNSSDMNSFSVSEKIGFASPAITTFQISEPRSQKKASTCCVGTALSTYLLLLTAGQGLLMYQVFKMQREILKLQEQNASYTEEILQSSFANNLALLRSSTGKSFLMRHEENWRRSLEEEITIIKSSNANLMMRMNNITLVAGPPGPKGDPGQPGLRGPPGTKGDQGAHGPQGEKGSKGPPGPAGPSGVPGVKGEKGEIGLPGPQGQKGDTGRKGDPGPQGAVGAEGVRGFPGMPGSGGSPGKPGPPGPKGEAGAAGQRGPAGSPGLDGRPGQKGEKGEQGPKGSPGAQGTAGLKGEQGERGIAGPPGQMGAKGDQGLQGIPGSAGPKGAKGDFGPRGLKGEPGLKGAKGDPGFSGSKGEKGSKGEKGEAGLGNFVRIVGGDRRGRVEIFHQGSWGTICDDGWSPRESAVVCRMLGFNRAVSSFPAAPGTGQIWLDDVSCQGSEITITDCRKRDWGSHNCNHSEDVGVECA, from the exons ATGAAAGTTAAAGACAAGTTTGGGGAAGACGGAAATTCAAGTGATATGAActctttcagtgtttcagaaaagATTGGGTTTGCCTCACCTGCTATCACAACCTTTCAGATAAGTG AGCCTCGGAGCCAGAAAAAGGCGTCCACATGCTGTGTTGGGACAGCCCTCAGCAcctacctgctgctgctgacgGCCGGCCAGGGGCTGCTGATGTACCAAG tATTTAAGATGCAGAGAGAGATATTGAAACTTCAAGAGCAAAATGCCTCCTATACAGAAGAGATTCTGCAGAGCTCCTTTGCCAACAATCTGGCCTTGTTGAGAAGCTCTACTGGGAAGAGCTTTCTCATGAGACATGAAGAAAACTGGAGGAGAAGCTTAGAAGAGGAAATCACCATAATTAAAAGCAGCAATGCAAACCTGATGATGAGGATGAACAACATCACCCTGGTTGCAG ggCCTCCTGGACCCAAAGGAGATCCTGGTCAACCAG GGTTACGGGGACCACCAGGGACAAAGGGAGACCAAG GTGCACATGGACCccagggggagaaggggagcaAAGGGcctcctggtcctgctggcccaAGTGGTGTTCCAGgagtaaaaggagaaaaaggagagattgGGCTTCCAG GTCCCCAAGGACAGAAGGGTGACACGGGCAGGAAGGGAGACCCTGGGCCCCAGGGAGCCGTGGGTGCAGAGGGAGTGCGTGGATTCCCAGGAATGCCAGGTTCTGGAG GTAGCCCGGGGAAGCCTGGACCTCCTGGGCCAAAAGGAGAGGCAG GTGCAGCTGGACAGCGTGGACCTGCTGGAAGCCCTGGCCTCGATGGCAGACCTGGTcagaaaggggagaagggggagcAGGGCCCCAAAGGGAGCCCAG GAGCACAAGGCACTGCTGGACTCAAAGGTGAACAGGGAGAACGAGGAATAGCAG GACCTCCAGGGCAAATGGGAGCAAAGGGAGACCAAGGCCTACAAG GCATCCCAGGCTCAGCTGGCCCAAAAGGAGCCAAGGGGGATTTTGGCCCTCGGGGTCTGAAGGGAGAGCCAGGACTAAAAGGAGCCAAGGGAGACCCTGGGTTTTCTG GTTccaaaggagagaaagggagcAAAGGTGAAAAAGGAGAAG CTGGCCTCGGTAATTTTGTCCGAATCGTGGGAGGAGACAGGAGGGGCCGAGTGGAAATCTTCCACCAGGGCTCCTGGGGAACGATCTGTGACGACGGCTGGAGCCCCCGCGAGAGCGCCGTGGTGTGCCGAATGCTGGGCTTCAACCGCGCCgtctcctccttcccagccgCTCCAG GTACTGGACAAATTTGGCTTGATGACGTGAGTTGCCAGGGGAGTGAAATTACAATTACGGACTGCAGGAAGCGCGACTGGGGTTCCCATAACTGCAACCACAGCGAGGATGTTGGGGTGGAGTGTGCTTGA